CATTTAAGGCGATTTTACAACTAAAATTAACCTATTTCTCCTTAACCGGTAGAACTGGTTTCTACACTTTTTCTGGGAATTACAGTATGAAGGTAGTCAAGATGAATTGGATCATCTTAATAACTTCAGTATTAGCAGTTGTTTACTTCATAGTGTTTAGGTACTTGATTTTAACTTCTATTGAATCATTAAATGCGGGAGTATCCATAGTCATCTCATATATAACAATTTTCTCAACACTTTTCGTGAGCATGAGTAACCTAATGAGTGAAAGACTTTGGCTTACAGTACCTTCAATAGGCTATAAGTTCTTTAGATATTTAATGATTGCTACTGGAGTTCAAAGCCTCATAATAAACATTCCGTTCGCAATATCTAGTTTTGTACTCTCGGTCTGGAACCCTGTTTTCCTAAAAATAGGGATTGCCTTATTACTCTATACTCCACTAGTATGTATGCTATATACTTACCTATTAGCTTTGACTATCCCTATGCAACTAAAGGACGAGTTTAACCCTATTAATATAGAAATTAGGGGAAAGAATTTTCTAATGGGGTTTGTATTTGGTATTATTGTAATACCAATACTATTCGTAATATTTGCATCTCTTCTTATATTAGGAATCAGTGTCCTTGTACTAGCAATACTGTCCGTTTATTTGTTACAAGATAAGATGATATCCAAGGTAATTAGTAAAATGACCGAAGCTGGATATGTCTAGCCTATGGCTATTTCATAATTTTTAACTTGAATTTTAAGAATAATAATTAATAAATTGAAGGAATTAGCAAGATGGGTAAATTAGCTAGAAGTTTTTGACAAAGTGTAAGAGAAATTCATCTCGGTTTTCACTCTCTAATAGATTTTTCTCAAGATGATACTCTATACGATTATGAACTCTAACTATGGCATATAATATATATTATAGGATTAAATTTCTTGAAATTTTGTTTTTCCCATTATGCTGAGAATCAGGGTAGTATTATTGATAGCTGTGTTTCTTTTTAGATTACCTTATATAACTACTTGTATAGTGTAAATTTAAGTATTAAAGAAATTAGTGGATAATTATATTTTCACAAATGTGAAGTGAATATTTATAAATACTGAAAATAAGTTGTAATGTGTGGTATCAAAATTAACGATAATTCTTATTGTTCTATTAGTTATTGCTGTTGGGCTTTATTTTTACGCTAATCAATCGCCTAAAATAATAAAATCAAAAATTCAGATACTATATTCCTCAGACAATTGGACAATAGATAAGCACCTTTCCTTCACGTATTATCGCGGATTTGGATACACTTTTTTCAATCTTACTTTTAAAAAGAATTTAACAATTCCTACCATCCCTTTTGATTCGCCATTAAGTGCAATTTATCCAACTTTAGAAGTAATTTCTACTTTTTCGAGTAATGGAACTTTAGAGGTTTTAACCCAAAATCAGTCGGTACTCATTATAGCGGAAATTAATTATAATAGCACGCGATTTGTAAACGTTTCTCTTTCAATCTTACCATCTTCTAACGTAACTATAAATGGTACTTATAATGGTTTTAAATACTATTATTCTAATAATGAATATGAATTGGAAAACTCGCTTTACGGAGAGTCAATATATCCTGAAAGTGGAATAGTACTTATTAAGGGAGATCAAGCTTATGTAATAGAAACATCTGGATTTTTCTCTTCTATACAATCTCTACTACAGATTTTTTCTCAGTTAGAAAATGTGACATATACAGTTGAAGCTACAGAAATTAATCATTAAAAAGAGCATAACCTTTATACTTTTGCCCTTCTTTTATCACATACATTATATGTTGTGGTGATAAGTTTTCTATGTCATTTAAGGGATCAGCGTTTAATACGATTACATCAGCGTTATAACCTTCTCTTATTCTGCCAACATTGTGTAATCCTAGGCATTCACTAGCTATAGAAGTTGCAGATTTTAATACTTCTACATTTGGCATATATCTTGAAAGTAGTACAGCTTCTCTATAATTTTTTCCGTGAGGTCTTTGTTTAGATCCTACATAATCAGTTCCCAATGCAATTTTCAAACCTTTAGATATTGCAATTCTCATATCTTCAGTGAAGTGCCTTTTAACTAGTTCTTCTCTAAATGGTCTAACTATTGGATCTACTTCAAATGGTATTTCGTAAGTCGCTAATGTAGGTATATAACATACTCCTTTTTCTTTAATTAAAGTGGCAGATTCCTCATCTAAGCCTAAACCATGTTCTATCGTATCAACTCCAGCTAGGACTGAGTTCATAATAGCTTCCTTCCCATAGGCATGAGACGCAACTTTAAGTCCATTTCTATGAGCCTCTTCAACAATTGCTTTTAACTCATCTAGTGAAAATCCCGGCATTATTTTTCCTCCTTGAGAAAATGCACCAGAAGCATAAACTTTTATTACTGTTGCACCCTGCCTTATCGCCATTCTTACGGCCTTTCTGCACTCATATGGGGAATCACAATAGAAGGAATATGAAAGCCTTTGAGCTATGTCAATAGGTAATGATTTGGGGTCATCATTACCTCCAGTTATTGATAACGAGTATCCAGAAGCAATGACAGTAGGTCCTATGATCTCACCTTTTCTTTGTAATCTGGCTAAATTAACCGCTACTTTACTCCCTAAATCCCTAACGGTTGTAAACCCCGATCTTAAAATCCTTTCCATATCTCTCGTACTTCTTATAGCGACGTCAATTTCGTTAACGAGATTCCATGACAGAAGATTATCCTCATCTACACCGAAGAAATGTATATGGGTATCAATTAAACCAGGCATTATGAAATTTCCGTATATAACTTCTCCTTCTTTACTCTCTTCTTCTACTATTTTGACTATTTTATCTCCATCTATAACAACAGTTCCCTTTTCAATTATTTTCTCTCCATCAAAAATCTTTCCAATTAAACTTATCATAAAATATTAACGTAAAAAGAAAATATTTAGCTTATGGTACCAAGAGGAGACTAAAAGATGTTTTGATTATATATTTCTGTCATATAATAGTTTTTTATTTTTCCTCTCGTCTTAATATTTATGATCGTTGAGGTGAGAAATGTTTGGAAATTTTATGGAAAGCTCATTGCTAATGAGAATATTTCAATGTATATAAATGAGGGGGAAATTGTTTCCCTTTTAGGTCCTAATGGTGCAGGGAAAACAACTTTAGTAAAACAAATATATGGTGAGTTAATTCCAGATAAGGGTGAGATAAAAGTATTTAGTAAAAAAGCTACTGATAGAAAAGTGAAGAAGTTAATGGGTGTTGTACCACAGGATACTGAACCTTTTGGTGATTTAACGGTTTGGGATAACATATATTACATAGGAAGGATAAAAGGGTTAAGCAGGATTCAAGCTATAAAAAATACTGAAGAATTGATAGAAAGACTGGATCTTATAGACGAAAAGAAAAAATTTGTAAGAGATCTATCTGGTGGTTTAAAGAGAAGGACGTTAATTGCAATGGCTCTAGTTAATAATCCTAAGCTTTTAATTTTGGATGAGCCAACAACTGGTTTAGATCCAGAAGCCAGAAGAGAGGTATGGGATTTACTAATTAGCCTTAAGAAAGAGGGAAGAAGTATGTTACTTACAACTCATTACTTAGA
The sequence above is drawn from the Sulfurisphaera tokodaii str. 7 genome and encodes:
- a CDS encoding metal-dependent hydrolase family protein; the encoded protein is MISLIGKIFDGEKIIEKGTVVIDGDKIVKIVEEESKEGEVIYGNFIMPGLIDTHIHFFGVDEDNLLSWNLVNEIDVAIRSTRDMERILRSGFTTVRDLGSKVAVNLARLQRKGEIIGPTVIASGYSLSITGGNDDPKSLPIDIAQRLSYSFYCDSPYECRKAVRMAIRQGATVIKVYASGAFSQGGKIMPGFSLDELKAIVEEAHRNGLKVASHAYGKEAIMNSVLAGVDTIEHGLGLDEESATLIKEKGVCYIPTLATYEIPFEVDPIVRPFREELVKRHFTEDMRIAISKGLKIALGTDYVGSKQRPHGKNYREAVLLSRYMPNVEVLKSATSIASECLGLHNVGRIREGYNADVIVLNADPLNDIENLSPQHIMYVIKEGQKYKGYALFND
- a CDS encoding ABC transporter ATP-binding protein, with the protein product MIVEVRNVWKFYGKLIANENISMYINEGEIVSLLGPNGAGKTTLVKQIYGELIPDKGEIKVFSKKATDRKVKKLMGVVPQDTEPFGDLTVWDNIYYIGRIKGLSRIQAIKNTEELIERLDLIDEKKKFVRDLSGGLKRRTLIAMALVNNPKLLILDEPTTGLDPEARREVWDLLISLKKEGRSMLLTTHYLDEAERLADRIYLINRKVILEGTPSSLKEKFSTWYEVIDYSSGKILRVKGEEELKKVIMSIQGKFEVKLPSLEEIYLEVIKDVT